The Nocardioides luti genome contains a region encoding:
- a CDS encoding YihY/virulence factor BrkB family protein, giving the protein MPPSETQPSAASPAAGPAAAPTWVDQAREVVWRLIVTTVSSCLRYRVTGLAAEAAFFAVVSVPPLIFAMAGAIGYVTDRFSPAEVADVRSAIIELSQRALTESAVERIIIPTINDVLKGGRFDVISLGFVLALWSGSRALNVFVDTITIMHGLGGHRGIVKTRALSFLLYILAMITGVISIPLVVAGPSLVGDWLPPRFDFLLGFYWPVVVVICVCFLATLYHVSVPVRTNWSFNLPGATFSLIAWVLGSYLLRWVLTVTAHDSRSIYGPLAAPIAILIWLYLVAIAVLIGAAVNAAFDTVFPQKATTRARLELMTRLRTAMTKDRGADVPGTADPVD; this is encoded by the coding sequence ATGCCCCCCTCGGAGACCCAGCCGTCCGCTGCGTCTCCGGCCGCCGGGCCCGCGGCCGCACCGACCTGGGTCGACCAGGCCCGCGAGGTGGTGTGGCGGCTGATCGTCACGACCGTCAGCTCGTGCCTGCGCTACCGGGTCACCGGGCTGGCCGCCGAGGCGGCCTTCTTCGCCGTCGTGTCCGTGCCGCCGCTGATCTTCGCGATGGCGGGGGCGATCGGCTACGTCACCGACCGGTTCAGCCCGGCCGAGGTGGCCGACGTGCGCTCGGCGATCATCGAGCTCTCCCAGCGGGCGCTCACCGAGAGCGCCGTCGAGCGGATCATCATCCCGACCATCAACGACGTCCTCAAGGGCGGCCGCTTCGACGTGATCTCGCTGGGCTTCGTGCTCGCGCTGTGGTCCGGCTCGCGTGCCCTCAACGTCTTCGTCGACACCATCACGATCATGCACGGGCTCGGCGGGCACCGCGGGATCGTCAAGACGCGGGCGCTGTCGTTCCTCCTCTACATCCTGGCGATGATCACCGGCGTCATCTCGATCCCGCTCGTGGTGGCCGGGCCGTCGCTGGTCGGGGACTGGCTGCCCCCGCGCTTCGACTTCCTGCTCGGCTTCTACTGGCCGGTGGTCGTCGTCATCTGCGTCTGCTTCCTCGCGACGCTCTACCACGTGTCCGTGCCGGTCCGGACGAACTGGAGCTTCAACCTCCCGGGGGCGACCTTCTCGCTCATCGCCTGGGTGCTGGGCTCCTACCTGCTGCGCTGGGTGCTGACCGTCACCGCGCACGACTCGCGCTCGATCTACGGCCCGCTGGCCGCCCCGATCGCGATCCTGATCTGGCTCTACCTCGTCGCGATCGCGGTCCTCATCGGCGCGGCCGTCAACGCCGCCTTCGACACCGTCTTCCCGCAGAAGGCGACCACCCGGGCCCGCCTGGAGCTGATGACGCGCCTGCGCACGGCGATGACCAAGGACCGGGGTGCGGATGTCCCCGGGACCGCCGACCCCGTGGACTAG
- a CDS encoding acyl-CoA dehydrogenase family protein, translating to MERRTAADIRTDDIRIVTNQAPPLVGHNVVTADLALVEAVTRHGSAEVVEDLAPLGAEAGTAEAREHGILANEHHPELTPYDRYGNRIDEVAFHPSWHWLMERAVGHGLAAAPWETDAPHAHVRRAAGFMAWSHTEPGHGCPISMTYAAVPALRADDAIAKEWTPLLASTTYDPGLRTPSTKRGALAGMGMTEKQGGSDVRANVTVARPTSTDGEYTLHGHKWFTSAPMNDMFLVLAQAPDGVTCFVVPRVLPDGTRNQLDVVRLKDKLGNRSNASSELEFRGTVAQRLGDEGRGVRTIIEMVAATRLDCVLGSTSLMRRALNEASWHAAHRSAFGSLLADKPLMQNVLADLAVETEAATALAMRLAAAVDRAHDPHEAALRRIALPLAKFYVCKRTPFMVAEALECLGGNGYVEESVMPLLYREAPLNSVWEGSGNVNALDVLRALSREPEALAAWITEVGLARGADARLDRAVDETLALLGDEATLEVSARRLAGRMAACLQGSLLVRFAPAEVADVYCASRLGGSEGTFGALQGGDLAAIVARATPTLP from the coding sequence ATGGAACGCCGCACCGCTGCCGACATTCGGACCGACGACATCAGGATCGTCACGAACCAGGCTCCCCCGCTGGTGGGCCACAACGTCGTCACGGCCGACCTGGCGCTCGTGGAGGCCGTCACCCGTCACGGCTCCGCCGAGGTCGTCGAGGACCTCGCCCCGCTGGGCGCCGAGGCCGGCACCGCCGAGGCCCGCGAGCACGGGATCCTGGCGAACGAGCACCACCCCGAGCTGACGCCGTACGACCGCTACGGGAACCGCATCGACGAGGTCGCCTTCCACCCGTCGTGGCACTGGCTGATGGAGCGCGCCGTCGGGCACGGGCTCGCCGCCGCGCCCTGGGAGACCGATGCGCCGCACGCGCACGTGCGCCGGGCGGCCGGCTTCATGGCGTGGTCCCACACCGAGCCCGGCCACGGCTGCCCGATCTCGATGACGTACGCCGCCGTGCCGGCGCTCCGGGCCGACGACGCGATCGCCAAGGAGTGGACCCCGCTGCTGGCCTCCACGACGTACGACCCCGGCCTGCGCACCCCCTCGACCAAGCGCGGTGCGCTGGCCGGGATGGGGATGACCGAGAAGCAGGGCGGCTCGGACGTCCGGGCCAACGTGACGGTGGCGCGGCCGACGTCGACCGACGGGGAGTACACCCTGCACGGCCACAAGTGGTTCACCTCGGCGCCGATGAACGACATGTTCCTCGTGCTCGCGCAGGCGCCCGACGGCGTCACCTGCTTCGTGGTGCCGCGCGTGCTGCCCGACGGGACCCGCAACCAGCTCGACGTGGTCCGCCTCAAGGACAAGCTCGGCAACCGCTCCAACGCGTCCTCCGAGCTGGAGTTCCGCGGCACCGTCGCCCAGCGCCTCGGCGACGAGGGCCGCGGCGTGCGGACGATCATCGAGATGGTCGCCGCCACCCGCCTCGACTGCGTGCTCGGCTCGACCTCGCTGATGCGCCGGGCCCTCAACGAGGCGTCCTGGCACGCGGCGCACCGCTCGGCCTTCGGCTCCCTGCTCGCGGACAAGCCGCTGATGCAGAACGTCCTGGCGGACCTCGCCGTCGAGACCGAGGCCGCCACCGCGCTGGCGATGCGGCTGGCCGCGGCCGTCGACCGCGCCCACGACCCGCACGAGGCGGCGCTGCGCCGCATCGCCCTGCCGCTGGCGAAGTTCTACGTGTGCAAGCGGACGCCGTTCATGGTCGCCGAGGCGCTCGAGTGCCTCGGGGGCAACGGGTACGTCGAGGAGTCGGTGATGCCGCTGCTCTACCGCGAGGCGCCGCTGAACTCCGTGTGGGAGGGCTCCGGCAACGTCAACGCCCTCGACGTCCTGCGCGCGCTGTCCCGCGAGCCGGAGGCGCTGGCCGCCTGGATCACCGAGGTCGGCCTGGCCCGCGGGGCCGACGCCCGGCTAGACCGCGCCGTCGACGAGACCCTGGCCCTCCTGGGTGACGAGGCCACCCTCGAGGTGTCCGCCCGCCGCCTGGCCGGCCGGATGGCCGCCTGCCTGCAGGGCTCGCTGCTGGTCCGCTTCGCCCCGGCCGAGGTGGCCGACGTCTACTGCGCCTCCCGGCTCGGTGGCTCCGAGGGCACCTTCGGCGCCCTCCAGGGCGGCGACCTGGCCGCCATCGTGGCCCGGGCCACGCCCACGCTCCCCTGA
- a CDS encoding GIY-YIG nuclease family protein: protein MAWTYIVECADGSYYVGSTIDLEGRISQHNLGAGAAYTRHRRPVRLVWAADFARIEEAFAFEKRVQGWNRRKRDALIRGDWAALPELSSRSWAALRARS, encoded by the coding sequence ATGGCGTGGACCTACATCGTCGAGTGCGCCGACGGCTCGTACTACGTCGGCAGCACGATCGACCTCGAGGGCCGCATCAGCCAGCACAACCTGGGAGCGGGGGCGGCGTACACACGCCACCGCCGACCGGTGCGACTGGTCTGGGCGGCCGACTTCGCCCGCATCGAAGAGGCGTTCGCCTTCGAGAAGCGCGTGCAGGGCTGGAACCGACGCAAGCGTGACGCGCTCATCCGCGGCGACTGGGCCGCGCTGCCGGAGCTGTCCAGCCGGTCGTGGGCGGCGTTGCGCGCGAGGTCGTGA
- a CDS encoding cation:dicarboxylate symporter family transporter, protein MSVSTPAPAPPRNRTHYLYIAVIVAVALGILVGLVAPDFAVQLKPIGTAFVALIKMMIQPVIFCTIVIGVGSVASAARVGKVGGLALGYFLTMSTVALAIGLVVGNVLHPGSGLNLTEETAAAGAAQAEGAGTTTDFLLGLIPTSLFSALTSGEVLETLLVALLVGFAVLAMGRSGQPILRGIGHVQRVVFRVLSMIMWAAPVGAFGAMAAVVGETGVDALKSLAVLMIGFYITCALFVFLVLGTLLKVVTGVNVFSLFKYLGREFLLILSTSSSESALPRLIAKMEHAGVDKPTVGIVVPTGYSFNLDGTAIYLTMASLFIASALGDPLSIGEQISLLLFMMIASKGAAGVTGAGMATLAGGLSSHRPELLDGVGLIVGIDRFMSEARALTNFAGNSIATLLIAHWTGGLDRPQLDRVLGGNDPFDELTMVDDHEPVEPERVPATV, encoded by the coding sequence ATGAGTGTCAGCACCCCCGCGCCTGCGCCGCCGCGCAACCGCACCCACTACCTCTACATCGCCGTCATCGTCGCGGTGGCGCTCGGCATCCTGGTCGGGCTGGTCGCTCCCGACTTCGCCGTCCAGCTCAAGCCGATCGGCACCGCCTTCGTGGCGCTCATCAAGATGATGATCCAGCCGGTCATCTTCTGCACGATCGTGATCGGCGTCGGCTCCGTGGCCAGCGCCGCCCGGGTCGGCAAGGTCGGCGGGCTCGCGCTCGGCTACTTCCTCACGATGTCGACCGTGGCCCTGGCCATCGGACTGGTCGTCGGCAACGTCCTGCACCCCGGATCGGGCCTCAACCTGACCGAGGAGACCGCCGCGGCGGGCGCCGCGCAGGCCGAGGGCGCCGGCACCACGACCGACTTCCTGCTGGGCCTGATTCCGACCTCGCTGTTCTCCGCGCTGACCTCCGGCGAGGTCCTCGAGACGCTCCTCGTCGCCCTGCTCGTCGGCTTCGCCGTGCTGGCCATGGGCCGCTCGGGCCAGCCGATCCTGCGCGGCATCGGTCACGTCCAGCGCGTGGTCTTCCGGGTGCTCTCGATGATCATGTGGGCGGCCCCGGTGGGTGCCTTCGGCGCGATGGCCGCCGTCGTCGGCGAGACCGGTGTCGACGCGCTCAAGAGCCTCGCGGTGCTGATGATCGGCTTCTACATCACCTGCGCGTTGTTCGTCTTCCTCGTGCTGGGCACGCTGCTCAAGGTCGTCACGGGCGTCAACGTCTTCAGCCTCTTCAAGTACCTCGGCCGCGAGTTCCTGCTGATCCTCTCGACCTCGTCCTCCGAGTCCGCCCTGCCCCGGCTGATCGCCAAGATGGAGCACGCGGGCGTCGACAAGCCGACCGTCGGCATCGTCGTGCCGACCGGCTACTCGTTCAACCTCGACGGCACCGCGATCTACCTGACGATGGCCTCGCTCTTCATCGCCTCGGCCCTCGGTGACCCGCTGAGCATCGGTGAGCAGATCTCGCTGCTGCTGTTCATGATGATCGCCTCCAAGGGCGCCGCCGGCGTCACCGGCGCCGGCATGGCCACCCTGGCCGGTGGCCTCAGCTCGCACCGCCCGGAGCTCCTCGACGGCGTCGGCCTCATCGTCGGCATCGACCGCTTCATGTCCGAGGCCCGCGCGCTGACGAACTTCGCCGGCAACTCCATCGCCACCCTCCTGATCGCGCACTGGACCGGCGGCCTCGACCGCCCCCAGCTCGACCGCGTGCTCGGCGGCAACGACCCCTTCGACGAGCTCACCATGGTCGACGACCACGAGCCCGTCGAGCCGGAGCGGGTCCCCGCCACGGTTTGA
- a CDS encoding sensor histidine kinase encodes MRWRRGTREPSVARQVLLLQVLVVVVLVIVSLALAAYDARRDARSTATVRSVAVAQTLADDPTLVGALDDPVPSDTIQPLAERVRGDAEVDFITVMNLDLIRYSHPDPSLIGQHFIGDVGDAPQGRTFTQEYAGKLGPSMRAVVPVLDDGGKVVALVSVGITIERIDRGLRGDVLLVALAALLVLVVGLAGTWLVGRRLRRQTHGLGEREITRMYEYYSAVLHAVREGLLLIDDAGRVQLVNDEAVRLLHLPDDVVGRSIHDLGLPPGLVAAALGRTRESDDLYVLDELVLVVSSSPASWDGREVGAVVTLRDHTELRSVTGELDVVRGLTDSLRSQNHEAANRLHTVVSLIEMGRAEEAVDFATEELQIAQLLTDQVVGAVGDPVVAALLLGKTSEAAERGTRLTITGAVPSGGAGVASRDLVTVLGNLVDNALDAVHGQDLRRVDVALAADGDALRVVVGDSGPGLSEEQAARALERGWTTKASARDVGGRGVGLALVGQVARRYGGEVRIGRSPLGGAEFTVTFHPAPVPTGGAG; translated from the coding sequence ATGCGCTGGCGACGAGGCACCCGGGAGCCGTCGGTCGCACGGCAGGTGCTGCTGCTCCAGGTGCTGGTCGTCGTCGTGCTCGTGATCGTCTCGCTCGCGCTGGCGGCGTACGACGCCCGGCGCGACGCCCGCTCGACCGCGACGGTCCGCTCGGTGGCCGTGGCGCAGACGCTGGCGGACGACCCCACCCTCGTCGGCGCGCTCGACGACCCGGTGCCCAGCGACACCATCCAGCCGCTCGCCGAGCGGGTCCGCGGCGACGCCGAGGTCGACTTCATCACCGTGATGAACCTCGATCTGATCCGCTACAGCCACCCCGACCCGTCCCTGATCGGTCAGCACTTCATCGGCGACGTCGGGGACGCCCCGCAGGGCCGCACCTTCACCCAGGAGTACGCCGGCAAGCTCGGCCCCAGCATGCGCGCGGTCGTGCCGGTGCTCGACGACGGCGGCAAGGTCGTCGCGCTGGTCTCGGTCGGCATCACCATCGAGCGGATCGACCGCGGCCTGCGCGGCGACGTGCTCCTGGTCGCGCTGGCCGCGCTGCTCGTGCTGGTCGTCGGGCTGGCCGGGACCTGGCTGGTCGGGCGCCGCCTGCGCCGGCAAACCCACGGGCTCGGGGAGCGCGAGATCACCCGGATGTACGAGTACTACAGCGCCGTCCTGCACGCCGTGCGCGAGGGCCTGCTGCTCATCGACGACGCGGGGCGCGTCCAGCTGGTCAACGACGAGGCGGTCCGGCTGCTGCACCTGCCCGACGACGTGGTGGGGCGCTCGATCCACGACCTGGGCCTCCCGCCCGGGCTCGTCGCGGCGGCGCTCGGACGGACGCGCGAGAGCGACGACCTGTACGTCCTCGACGAGCTGGTCCTCGTCGTCAGCTCCTCCCCCGCCTCGTGGGACGGGCGCGAGGTGGGAGCCGTCGTGACGCTGCGCGACCACACCGAGCTGCGCTCGGTCACCGGCGAGCTCGACGTCGTACGCGGGCTCACCGACTCGCTCCGCTCGCAGAACCACGAGGCGGCGAACCGGCTGCACACCGTGGTCTCCCTCATCGAGATGGGCCGGGCCGAGGAGGCCGTCGACTTCGCCACCGAGGAGCTCCAGATCGCCCAGCTGCTGACCGACCAGGTGGTGGGCGCCGTCGGCGACCCCGTGGTGGCCGCCCTCCTCCTCGGCAAGACCTCCGAGGCCGCCGAGCGGGGCACCCGGCTCACGATCACCGGCGCCGTCCCCAGCGGCGGGGCCGGCGTCGCCTCGCGCGACCTCGTCACCGTGCTCGGCAACCTCGTCGACAACGCGCTCGACGCCGTGCACGGCCAGGACCTGCGCCGGGTGGACGTCGCCCTGGCGGCGGACGGCGACGCGCTGCGCGTCGTCGTGGGCGACAGCGGCCCCGGCCTGAGCGAGGAGCAGGCGGCCCGGGCGCTCGAGCGCGGCTGGACCACGAAGGCCTCCGCCCGCGACGTCGGCGGGCGCGGGGTCGGCCTGGCCCTGGTCGGCCAGGTGGCGCGGCGCTACGGCGGCGAGGTGCGGATCGGGCGCTCCCCGCTGGGCGGTGCCGAGTTCACGGTCACCTTCCACCCGGCCCCCGTCCCCACTGGCGGTGCCGGATGA
- a CDS encoding response regulator, which yields MTVRVLVVEDEALAAEAHAAYTARVPGFEVVGVVRSAGDAARFLTADRHVDLVLLDMHLPDGHGLGLLQKLRAAGHLCDVIAVTSARDADVVRHAVAQGVVLYLLKPFTFATFRGKLEQYAAYRARLAAAPHEVAQDEVDQLFGSLRQGGGSAELPKGMSTETLREVTAALRDAATALSATEAAEVVGTSRVTARRYLEHLADSGQAERRPRYGGSGRPEVEYRWR from the coding sequence ATGACGGTCCGCGTCCTCGTCGTCGAGGACGAGGCCCTGGCGGCCGAGGCGCACGCGGCATACACCGCCCGCGTCCCCGGCTTCGAGGTCGTCGGCGTGGTCCGCTCCGCCGGCGACGCGGCCCGCTTCCTCACCGCAGACCGGCACGTCGACCTGGTGCTGCTCGACATGCACCTGCCCGACGGCCACGGCCTCGGGCTGCTGCAGAAGCTGCGGGCCGCCGGCCACCTCTGCGACGTGATCGCCGTGACCTCCGCCCGCGACGCCGACGTGGTGCGGCACGCGGTCGCGCAGGGCGTCGTGCTCTACCTCCTCAAGCCGTTCACCTTCGCCACCTTCCGCGGCAAGCTCGAGCAGTACGCCGCCTACCGCGCGCGCCTCGCCGCCGCACCGCACGAGGTTGCCCAGGACGAGGTGGACCAGCTGTTCGGCTCGCTGCGCCAGGGCGGCGGCAGCGCCGAGCTGCCCAAGGGGATGAGCACCGAGACGCTGCGCGAGGTCACCGCCGCGCTCCGCGACGCGGCCACGGCCCTCTCGGCGACCGAGGCGGCCGAGGTCGTCGGCACCTCCCGCGTCACCGCCCGCCGCTACCTCGAGCACCTCGCGGACTCCGGGCAGGCCGAGCGGCGCCCGCGGTACGGCGGCAGCGGCCGTCCCGAGGTGGAGTACCGCTGGCGCTGA
- a CDS encoding DUF4267 domain-containing protein, whose product MSASTDLDVEQVRQSLSIGSIGFGAVAVATPGLFTTFYGLKGDGNLRAMVQLWGTRNLVLGAIGLMTEDPAQRKTLATLSAALNVADTVIVARGGSDVALRARVGGALTTAAFAAAAAYVATNL is encoded by the coding sequence ATGAGCGCATCCACCGACCTCGACGTCGAGCAGGTCCGTCAGTCCCTCTCCATCGGCTCGATCGGGTTCGGGGCCGTCGCCGTCGCGACCCCCGGCCTGTTCACCACGTTCTACGGCCTCAAGGGCGACGGGAACCTCCGCGCCATGGTGCAGCTGTGGGGCACCCGCAACCTGGTGCTGGGCGCCATCGGTCTGATGACCGAGGACCCCGCCCAGCGCAAGACGCTGGCCACGCTGTCCGCCGCGCTCAACGTCGCCGACACCGTGATCGTGGCGCGCGGCGGCAGCGACGTGGCCCTGCGGGCCCGCGTGGGCGGCGCGCTCACCACGGCCGCCTTCGCGGCGGCCGCGGCGTACGTCGCCACCAACCTCTGA
- a CDS encoding glycine hydroxymethyltransferase, which yields MTDLSQLTSSAYSQALEVIASVEPRIAEATRQELADQRSSLKLIASENYASPAVLLTMGTWFSDKYAEGTVGHRFYAGCQNVDTVESLAAEHARELFGAPYAYVQPHSGIDANLVAFWSILAHRIETPALERLSAKNVNELTEEDWESLRHEFGNQRLLGMSLDSGGHLTHGFRPNISGKMFHQQQYGTDPETGLLDYDVVRAKAKEFKPLVLVAGYSAYPRRVNFAKMREIADEVGATLMVDMAHFAGLVAGKVFTGEENPVPYAHLTTSTTHKSLRGPRGGLVLAQEEYAPSVDRGCPMVLGGPLSHVMAAKAVAFAEARQSGFQTYAQAIADNAKSLADGFLTRGANLVTGGTDNHLVLLDVSSFGLTGRQAESALLDAGIVTNRNSVPNDANGAWYTSGVRLGTPALTTRGFGHDEFDNVAELIVQVLSNTQPGTTKAGGPSKASYTLADGVADKVKDASAEMLDKHPLYPGLELS from the coding sequence ATGACGGACCTCTCGCAGCTCACCAGCTCGGCGTACTCCCAGGCCCTCGAGGTCATCGCCTCGGTCGAACCCCGCATCGCGGAGGCGACCCGCCAGGAGCTCGCCGACCAGCGCAGCTCGCTCAAGCTGATCGCGAGCGAGAACTACGCCTCGCCGGCCGTGCTGCTCACGATGGGCACCTGGTTCAGCGACAAGTACGCCGAGGGCACGGTCGGTCACCGCTTCTACGCGGGCTGCCAGAACGTCGACACGGTCGAGTCGCTGGCCGCCGAGCACGCCCGGGAGCTGTTCGGGGCGCCGTACGCCTACGTCCAGCCGCACTCCGGCATCGACGCCAACCTGGTGGCCTTCTGGTCGATCCTCGCGCACCGCATCGAGACACCCGCGCTCGAGCGCCTGAGCGCCAAGAACGTCAACGAGCTGACCGAGGAGGACTGGGAGTCGCTGCGCCACGAGTTCGGCAACCAGCGGCTGCTGGGCATGTCCCTGGACTCCGGCGGCCACCTGACCCACGGCTTCCGCCCCAACATCAGCGGCAAGATGTTCCACCAGCAGCAGTACGGCACCGACCCCGAGACCGGGCTGCTGGACTACGACGTGGTGCGCGCCAAGGCCAAGGAGTTCAAGCCGCTGGTGCTGGTCGCCGGCTACTCGGCCTACCCCCGCCGGGTGAACTTCGCCAAGATGCGCGAGATCGCCGACGAGGTCGGTGCCACCCTGATGGTCGACATGGCGCACTTCGCCGGTCTGGTCGCGGGCAAGGTGTTCACCGGCGAGGAGAACCCCGTCCCGTACGCCCACCTCACGACCTCGACCACCCACAAGTCGCTGCGCGGCCCGCGCGGCGGCCTGGTGCTGGCCCAGGAGGAGTACGCCCCGTCGGTCGACCGCGGCTGCCCGATGGTGCTCGGCGGCCCACTGTCCCACGTGATGGCCGCGAAGGCCGTGGCGTTCGCCGAGGCCCGCCAGTCCGGCTTCCAGACCTACGCGCAGGCGATCGCGGACAACGCCAAGTCGCTCGCCGACGGCTTCCTGACCCGCGGCGCGAACCTCGTGACCGGAGGCACCGACAACCACCTGGTGCTGCTCGACGTGTCGTCGTTCGGCCTGACCGGTCGTCAGGCCGAGTCGGCGCTGCTCGACGCCGGCATCGTCACGAACCGCAACTCGGTGCCGAACGACGCCAACGGCGCGTGGTACACCTCCGGCGTCCGCCTCGGCACGCCCGCGCTCACGACCCGCGGCTTCGGGCACGACGAGTTCGACAACGTCGCCGAGCTGATCGTGCAGGTGCTGTCGAACACCCAGCCCGGCACCACCAAGGCCGGCGGCCCGTCGAAGGCGTCGTACACGCTCGCCGACGGGGTCGCGGACAAGGTCAAGGACGCCTCGGCCGAGATGCTCGACAAGCACCCGCTCTACCCCGGTCTCGAGCTGAGCTGA
- a CDS encoding nitrite/sulfite reductase produces the protein MSDQAAPSPAPAKRPRPKRGEGQWALGYREPLNKNEQSKKDDNPLNVRARILNVYSKRGFASIDPADLRGRFRWMGLYTQRAPGFDGGKTAMLEEEELDDEFFMLRVRSDGQLLTAAAVRALGTIGVDFARDTADVTDRENIQYHWIRIEDVPAIWERLDEAGLSSLEACGDSPRPFLGSPVAGVARDEIIDGTPALEEIGRRYLGDPEYSNLPRKFKTAITGHPSHDVSPETNDVSFVGTVHPEHGPGFDLWVGGGLSTNPMLAQKLGVWIPLDEVAAAWEGVISIFRDYGYRRLRSRARLKFLVQDWGVEKFREVLETEYLQRELVSNPSPPSPVGHRDHIGVHEQKDGKFYIGIAPTAGRVSGTLLVQLADLIEEFGVAGARLTPYQKIVLIGVDGDRVQPLLDRLDAIGLSGRPSQWRRNTMACTGIEFCKLAIVDTKNRARDLVAELERRFPDLDTPITVNVNGCPNACARTQVADIGLKGQLVMSDGEQVEGFQVHLGGATGLHANFGRKLRAHKVTSAGLDDYITAVVESFLAERTEGELFAAWVLRADEEQLRGERTLAGVPS, from the coding sequence ATGTCCGACCAGGCAGCTCCCTCCCCCGCCCCCGCCAAGCGCCCGCGCCCCAAGCGCGGTGAGGGCCAGTGGGCCCTCGGCTACCGCGAGCCGCTGAACAAGAACGAGCAGTCCAAGAAGGACGACAACCCGCTGAACGTGCGGGCCCGCATCCTCAACGTCTACTCGAAGCGCGGCTTCGCCTCGATCGACCCGGCCGACCTGCGCGGCCGCTTCCGCTGGATGGGCCTCTACACCCAGCGCGCCCCGGGCTTCGACGGCGGCAAGACCGCGATGCTCGAGGAGGAGGAGCTCGACGACGAGTTCTTCATGCTCCGCGTCCGCTCCGACGGCCAGCTGCTGACCGCGGCCGCCGTGCGCGCCCTCGGCACCATCGGCGTCGACTTCGCCCGGGACACCGCGGACGTGACCGACCGCGAGAACATCCAGTACCACTGGATCCGCATCGAGGACGTCCCCGCGATCTGGGAGCGCCTCGACGAGGCCGGCCTGAGCTCGCTCGAGGCCTGCGGCGACTCGCCGCGGCCGTTCCTCGGCTCGCCGGTCGCCGGTGTCGCCCGGGACGAGATCATCGACGGCACGCCCGCGCTGGAGGAGATCGGCCGCCGCTACCTCGGCGACCCGGAGTACTCCAACCTCCCGCGCAAGTTCAAGACCGCAATCACCGGCCACCCCTCGCACGACGTCTCCCCCGAGACCAACGACGTCTCGTTCGTCGGCACGGTCCACCCCGAGCACGGCCCCGGCTTCGACCTCTGGGTCGGCGGCGGGCTCTCCACCAACCCGATGCTGGCGCAGAAGCTCGGCGTCTGGATCCCGCTGGACGAGGTCGCCGCGGCCTGGGAGGGCGTCATCTCGATCTTCCGGGACTACGGCTACCGCCGCCTGCGCTCGCGGGCCCGGCTGAAGTTCCTGGTCCAGGACTGGGGCGTCGAGAAGTTCCGCGAGGTCCTCGAGACCGAGTACCTCCAGCGGGAGCTCGTCTCGAACCCGTCTCCGCCTTCGCCCGTCGGGCACCGCGACCACATCGGCGTGCACGAGCAGAAGGACGGCAAGTTCTACATCGGCATCGCGCCGACGGCCGGCCGCGTCTCCGGCACCCTGCTGGTCCAGCTCGCCGACCTGATCGAGGAGTTCGGCGTGGCGGGCGCCCGCCTGACGCCGTACCAGAAGATCGTGCTGATCGGGGTCGACGGCGACCGCGTGCAGCCGCTCCTGGATCGCCTCGACGCGATCGGTCTCTCGGGCCGGCCCTCGCAGTGGCGCCGCAACACGATGGCGTGCACCGGCATCGAGTTCTGCAAGCTCGCGATCGTCGACACCAAGAACCGCGCCCGCGACCTGGTGGCCGAGCTCGAGCGCCGCTTCCCCGACCTCGACACCCCCATCACGGTCAACGTCAACGGCTGCCCCAACGCCTGCGCCCGCACCCAGGTCGCCGACATCGGCCTCAAGGGCCAGCTGGTGATGTCCGACGGCGAGCAGGTCGAGGGCTTCCAGGTCCACCTCGGTGGCGCGACCGGCCTGCACGCCAACTTCGGCCGCAAGCTGCGGGCGCACAAGGTCACCAGCGCCGGGCTCGACGACTACATCACCGCCGTCGTGGAGTCCTTCCTGGCCGAGCGCACCGAGGGCGAGCTGTTCGCCGCCTGGGTGCTGCGGGCCGACGAGGAGCAGCTGCGCGGCGAGCGGACGCTGGCCGGGGTGCCCTCATGA